ACAGACGGGGAATGGATCGCTGACACAGATTACGGAACAAATGGAATTATAGAAGCACCTGAAGATGGCAACTTTGGGTATAGCGTTTCTATATCCGGCAGCACGATTGTTGTAGGCGCTTCAGGATATAAGTATGGTGATAAAAATAGTGTAGGTACTGCCTATGTTTATGAAGCGATGAAGCCTGAGCCTTTCCAACTTAAATACTATCAATACAGCTCTGACGCTAAGGTAAATTCACAATTCGGGATTTCTGTTTCTATTTATGAAAATACAATAGTTATTGGAGCCGATGGAATGCTTAATCGTCAAGATTCTGCATACATTTTTACGAGAGAGACTAGCGATGAAAATGGGTGGACTCTACTTAAGGAACTAAAAGAAAATGACACAAGCTACTTTGGACATTCTGTAGCAATATCCGGTGATATAATTGTGATTGGAAGTTGCGGCCCCACCAATGATAATTATACTAAAACGGTTGGAAGTGCATACATATATTCTAAAGATAAAGCGAGTGAAGATAATAAGGGCTGGGGGCTGGTTCAGAAGCTAACGCCTCAAGAAACAGACGGCAATGAAGATACTGCCGCACTTCATTTTGGACAAAGTGTTTCCATTTCCGGAGATAAAATAGCAATTGGAGCGCCCGGACAACTTATTATTAATGACAGCCCGGGGGCAGCCTATATCTTTGCCAAAGGCACCAATACCAACGGAGCTGAATGGCATATTGTTAAAAGACTTGCACCAAGTACTGATAGCCCGGTTAATCATAAATTGGGCTACAGTGTTAATATTTTCCAAAATCATGTAGCTATAGGTCAACCTGCACCAAAGGAGTCTCCTAGCTCTAAAGGCTCTGTATTCTTTTACAAGATTACTGATGACTCAACACCCGGCGGTGACTCGGACGGCGACTCAGACGGCGACTCAGGCGCTGACTCAGGTGGAAATTCAGGTGGAGATTCAGGCGGAGATTCAGGTGGATCAGAGACGACTATCCCGGATAAAATAGTTGTACCGACTAAAGATCAACCTTCAGGGACAAGTGTTACCATTGATGAAATTGAAATAAAGGTAAGAACAGCAGATGAGCTAAGGTCACAATATCAAAACGTGGGCATGGATTCCATGCTGGGCTCACAGATTTATGATTTTTCAGCAACGGTCACAGCTAACCAGCTGGCTTACTTTGCGTTCAACAGTACAAGCCTTGGGGAACGCAGGGCCGGAGAAGTGAAACTCTACAAACTTTTTACAGATAAAAACAGTCTGCAATACACGTACAGTCCAGATAAAACTCCTGCAGAAGAAGGTTGCTTCTGGATAACAGATGAAGGAAATAGCGGACAATATATTGATCCAAACACAATACTGGTCGGAGGACGGAGTTACACTCTCAACTTCTCTATTCTCGATAACGGAGAATATGATGCAAATTCGACAGCAGGGGCAATAACCGACCCGGTTGCTCCGGGTTTGGGACCTAGCGAAGAGACCGGGTGTGTATTTAACCCTGACGCGGATTTCAGCTTTGAATGGTTACTATTGGGTATCAGTATTGTCCTGTTACTTTTCAGAAGCCGATTCGAAAAAGAAAATTAAAAACCAGACGCTTTACATCAGGCTAATCAAGAACCTCATTATTTTTTAATGGGGTTCTTTTTCTTTTTTGGTTACCCAGCATAGCCTCTACTTTTCAGGCCCCCTAAGAATGGGGGGACTACCTCAGGCCCGCACTGGCAGACCACTTCTACTTCTTCAAGGGTCCTCGGCTGTGACTTGGTTAAAAACAATACCTGAAAACTGATCCTGCTCTGGTCCAGTTTATCCTGCATCGCTAACAAACACATGCTAAACAGGTCATGGAGTCGACCAGTAACGCTCTGCCCTTCGCCTTCAAGTCCTTTAGGTGGAGTGATGTAGCGTTCATACAAGTTCAGCGAAACAGCCACTGGAACCTTGAATCCGGTTTCCTTCGCCTGTTCGGTCACATCAATTAGATTTCCGTCTTCGATTGCCTGCTTCCGGGTATATGAAAAAATTACATTGAACAGTGAATCGTCAAGTCCGTGCATCAGTAAATCTCCTTCAATTTCATATTGTTAAATAATCATGAAAATTGAAGGTTATCCTGATTGGTTTGATTTGGTCACTGGGGTGGGGTGATTATCTTTCGGATTTTTTTGGTGATTCTGTGGATCAGACGGTGGTGTGTGTTCTGAGGCGGATTCTTCGGTTGACCGAAGATGACTGCAATTTCTATGAATCATTAAAATATCGATGTTGCAAGCGGAAGAACTAGTTGATATTAAAAAAATCAAACAACTGCTTAATTAGACACACCAGAAATTATTGGAATAGGCCGCACAGAATGTCAGAAAACACATCTCAATTTACTTTACTCAGCGATCAAGTTTCTAGTGAAGATTTGTACCCAGAACAGACCCATAAAAAAATTGCATCAACACTAAAGAATATAATAGCGACGACTCCTCAAGGGCAAACAGTCAGCCTTGAAGGTGGCTGGGGAACAGGCAAATCAACAATAGTTGAGATATGTAGAAAGTTAATGGAGAATGATCCAAGTGTTAACACTCATTTCTTCTATTTTGATGCATGGCAACACGCAGGCGATCCATTACGAAGAATATTCCTAGAACTATTTGCAGACAAATGCATAGAAAGTGAACTTACCAACTCTATTGACAAAGAAGAACTAATACGAATCAAATCTATTGTCTCCAACAGAACGAAATATTTAAAAACGACAACAAAAACAACCGCCACAGGATTAGGAAAAATACTAAGCATAGCAACGTTGCTAGTTCCAATAGGAATTTCGCTAGCCAGAGGTATTGATTATTCAAAATTAACATTTGATACAAGCTTGCCTGTCCACTGGCATGCGATAATATCATTTACATGCTTATTCGCACCTATTTTAGTACTTTTAATAAATCTAATTAAATGCCTAATTAGATATAAAACAGACATAAAAAAAATCTTTGCTGTCAAGAATTGGGCTTTCCTTTCTTCTGAAGGAGGCAAAACAGAGGAGCAAGAAGTCTATGGAGAAGAAAGAAGCACTGTAGAATTTGAA
Above is a genomic segment from Maridesulfovibrio sp. containing:
- a CDS encoding DUF6573 family protein is translated as MHGLDDSLFNVIFSYTRKQAIEDGNLIDVTEQAKETGFKVPVAVSLNLYERYITPPKGLEGEGQSVTGRLHDLFSMCLLAMQDKLDQSRISFQVLFLTKSQPRTLEEVEVVCQCGPEVVPPFLGGLKSRGYAG